In Corythoichthys intestinalis isolate RoL2023-P3 chromosome 11, ASM3026506v1, whole genome shotgun sequence, a single genomic region encodes these proteins:
- the aurkb gene encoding aurora kinase B, which translates to MQNKENHEPRASQQTHSMVAGPQRVLVKPLRGGSKTAIPGPGRECGTSSSSLAAKKISIDDFDIGRPLGKGKFGNVYLARVKELQAIVALKVLFKSQMEKEGVEHQLRREIEIQAHLKHPNILRFYNYFHDRKRVFLVLEYAPRGELYKELQRCGRFDDQRTATYMEEISDALLYCHSKKVIHRDIKPENLLLGYRGELKIADFGWSVHAPSLRRRTMCGTLDYLPPEMIEGRTHSEKVDLWCIGVLCYECLVGNPPFETQSHSETYKRIMKVDLKFPKIVSDGARDLISKLLRHCPTDRLALQCVIDHPWVRENSRRVLPPVCPAKTS; encoded by the exons aaTAAAGAAAACCATGAGCCACGGGCTTCGCAGCAG ACCCACAGCATGGTGGCAGGCCCACAGCGTGTTCTGGTGAAGCCTTTAAGAGGTGGCAGCAAAACTGCCATTCCAG GTCCTGGAAGAGAGTGTGGTACTTCATCCTCCAGTCTGGCTGCCAA GAAGATTAGCATTGATGACTTTGACATTGGTCGACCCCTGGGGAAAGGCAAGTTTGGCAACGTTTACCTTGCTAGAGTAAAAGAGCTGCAAGCTATTGTGGCTCTGAAGGTGTTGTTCAAGTCCCAGATGGAGAAAGAAGGCGTAGAGCACCAACTCAGGAGGGAGATCGAGATTCAGGCCCACCTCAA GCATCCCAACATCCTTCGCTTTTACAACTATTTTCATGATCGCAAGCGGGTGTTTTTGGTGCTTGAGTACGCGCCACGTGGTGAGCTTTACAAGGAGCTCCAGAGATGCGGACGCTTTGATGACCAACGCACTGCTACC TACATGGAAGAGATCTCAGATGCACTTTTGTACTGCCACTCGAAAAAAGTCATCCACCGCGACATCAAGCCAGAGAATCTGCTTCTTGGCTATCGCGGAGAGCTGAAAATTGCTGATTTCGGTTGGTCTGTTCACGCGCCTTCTCTCAG ACGTCGTACAATGTGCGGCACGCTGGATTATCTCCCTCCCGAGATGATCGAGGGCCGCACCCACAGCGAGAAGGTGGATTTATGGTGCATTGGAGTCCTCTGTTATGAATGCCTTGTTGGGAACCCTCCCTTTGAAACTCAATCTCATTCTGAAACCTACAAAAGAATTATGAAG GTGGATTTGAAGTTCCCAAAGATCGTCTCTGATGGGGCAAGGGACCTGATCAGCAAGTTACTCCGCCACTGTCCCACCGATCGTTTAGCGCTACAATGTGTCATCGATCACCCATGGGTGCGTGAAAATTCTCGCCGGGTCTTACCCCCTGTCTGTCCTGCCAAAACCTCGTGA
- the ankrd13d gene encoding ankyrin repeat domain-containing protein 13D, with protein sequence MAQEEFPLHFLVWNNLYQELDQEMQKKEQNLERVDPRGRTPLELAVSLGHLESTRVLLRYTADPTHCNAQGWTILQEAVSTGDPELVQLVLQYRDFKRATERLAGIPELLRKLRKARDFYVEMKWEFTSWVPLVSKVCPSDVYRVWKSGSCLRVDTTLLGFEHMTWLKGRRSYIFKGGDDGAVVMEVDHEKQVVYTEPLVLSPRDAPSLLAAMQPSQENTAQRLTSPIVATHLNTRNIAFERNKSGIWGWRSEKSEMVSGYEAKVYSATNVELVTRSRTEHLSDQDKSRSKGSKTPLQSFLGIAEQHTAHNGSNVSQCASPHNPTAITAEEYFNPDFNLNGRDIGRPIELTSKVQRFKANLWLSETHPLSLAEQVTPIIDLMAISNAHFAKLRDFITLRLPPGFPVKIEIPLFHVLNARVTFSNLCGCDEPVSSVTVHKPEGSEEAGQSTAPFQCEVDPSVFEPPADYTTLGPGRSEPMRDEDDNLLQFAIQQSLLDAGTESDQVTIWEALTNSRPGPQSPLYEEDTQLERAIQESLSISLASRVGADDVQDPNQPPSDSPMDSTANYPLSFNTASEPALSGHFGGASSFDEQLRIAMELSCREQEEIDRKRKEEEEELERILQLSLTEK encoded by the exons atggctcaagaAGAGTTTCCTTTACATTTTCTGGTGTGGAACAATCTGTATCAGGAGCTTGACCAGGAGATGCAAAAGAAAGAG CAAAATCTAGAGCGGGTGGATCCGAGGGGGCGCACCCCACTGGAGCTGGCAGTATCCCTGGGCCACCTGGAGTCCACCCGAGTGCTGCTCAGATACACCGCAGACCCGACGCACTGCAACGCACAAGGCTGGACGA TTTTGCAGGAGGCAGTGAGCACTGGGGACCCAGAGTTAGTTCAACTGGTGCTTCAGTACAGAGACTTCAAACGTGCGACTGAGAGGCTGGCAGGTATCCCAGAACTGCTGCGCAAGCtgagaaag GCACGGGACTTCTATGTTGAGATGAAGTGGGAGTTCACCAGCTGGG TGCCTTTGGTTTCCAAGGTGTGCCCCAGTGATGTGTACCGTGTTTGGAAGAGTGGCTCGTGTCTCCGTGTAGATACCACCCTCCTAGGTTTTGAGCACATGACCTGGCTGAAAGGACGACGGAGCTACATCTTCAAGGGTGGAG ATGACGGGGCCGTGGTCATGGAGGTGGACCACGAAAAGCAGGTGGTGTACACGGAGCCGCTTGTATTGTCTCCACGTGATGCGCCCTCCCTGCTGGCGGCCATGCAGCCGTCGCAGGAGAACACAGCGCAAAGACTCACATCACCGATTGTTGCTACGCACCTCAACACCCGCAACATTGCTTTTGAGCG GAACAAGTCTGGGATTTGGGGCTGGCGTTCTGAAAAAAGTGAGATGGTTAGTGGATATGAAGCAAAG gTTTACAGTGCAACCAATGTGGAGCTGGTGACTCGGTCAAGAACGGAGCATCTATCAGACCAGGATAAATCACGGAGCAAAG GCTCCAAAACTCCTCTGCAGTCTTTCCTGGGAATTGCTGAACAGCACACAGCTCACAATGGg AGTAATGTGTCCCAGTGCGCCAGTCCACACAACCCCACCGCTATCACGGCTGAAGAATACTTTAATCCAGACTTCAACCTTAACGGCCGGGACATTGGACGCCCCATTGAGCTCACTAGCAAAGTGCAGAG GTTCAAGGCTAATCTGTGGTTGAGTGAAACTCACCCTCTGTCATTAGCTGAACAGGTGACGCCCATTATAGACCTCATGGCCATCTCCAATGCTCACTTTGCTAAGCTTCGTGACTTCATCACCTTACGCTTGCCTCCAGGTTTTCCTGTCAAAATAG AGATTCCGCTGTTTCACGTGCTGAACGCCAGAGTCACCTTCAGTAACTTGTGTGGCTGTGACGAGCCTGTAAGCTCAGTGACTGTTCACAAACCAGAGGGGTCAGAAGAAGCAG GACAGTCAACTGCTCCCTTTCAATGCGAGGTTGACCCCTCTGTGTTTGAGCCCCCGGCAGACTACACCACCCTCGGACCGGGCCGCAGTGAGCCAATGAGGGATGAGGATGACAACTTGCTGCAGTTCGCCATCCAGCAAAGCCTTCTGGACGCTGGAACAGAGAGTGACCAG gtgACCATCTGGGAGGCGCTAACCAACAGTCGGCCGGGACCCCAATCGCCCCTATATGAGGAAGACACTCAGTTGGAGAG AGCCATTCAGGAGTCTCTGTCTATCTCATTGGCTAGCAGAGTAGGGGCAGACGATGTGCAAGATCCCAACCAGCCCCCATCAGACTCTCCCATGGACTCCACCGCCAATTATCCACTCTCCTTTAATACGGCGAGTGAACCAGCGTTATCGGGACACTTCGGTGGGGCTAGCAGCTTCGATGAGCAGCTGCGTATTGCTATGGAGCTCTCATGCCGTGAGCAGGAGGAGATTGACAG GAAGCGGaaagaggaagaagaggaaCTAGAGAGGATCCTACAGCTGTCACTCACCGAGAAGTAA